The Amycolatopsis sp. QT-25 genomic sequence CTTGGGCGTGTCCCGAGGCGACGCCTTCTGCAACTCCAGCCAGATCGCGATGACCATGCCGATCGCGACCTCCGGCATCAGGCCCATCGGGTACCAGAACAGCGCACGGGTGCCGAGGCCGTTCATCTGCGAGTACAGCAGCCAGGCGATACCGGCCGCGAACAGGAGCGGTACCGGGAGCATCATCCGGTACGCCCGCGCCCGCGCGGTCTTGCCGCGGGAGGCGAACTTGAAGGTGGCCCAGGCCAGCAGCGGCAGCAGGAGGTAGAACTGCGCCATGTCCGGCACGGTCCACGTGATCTCCATGCCGTTGCTCCAGCCGTCCCAGTCGTAGATGTGCAGCAGCAGCATCGGACGGAGGACGTCCCACAGGTTCTCGACCTGCTGGAGGTTCAGGGCGACCAGCACCACGAGGTACATCGCGTAGTAGGCGGGGAGCAGGCGCAGCACCCGCCGGATCACCGTGCCTTCGCGTTTGCGCGGGGTGCCGTTGATGATCGACTTCGCGAATCCCTGGTAGACGAACATGCCCGTGAGCACGAAGAAGACGCCGGCGAAGATCTGCAACCCACCGGTGAAGAAACCACCGACCGCACTGGTCGAAGCGATCGTGCCGCCGAGTTCCTTGGTGCCGAGCACTCCCGCGATCATCGCGACGTGGGTGAAGAGCAGGGCCAGCGCGCAGACCCCGCGCAAGCCGTCGACGGCGAGATAGCGTTGCTTGGCTGGCTTTTCCGCGGCTGCGGGCGGCCCGCCAGTCCGCGTTGCGGTAACGCTCATTTGTGCGTCCTTTCTCCCAAAAGCAGAGGGGGCGAACCGCGCTCGAGCATTTCCACGTCACGCGGCGGAACCCAGACCGGTAACCGGCTGCCTCGCAAGCTTCGCACCGCCGCACGAGCTACGTCTTATCCCATTCTGCGAGCATTTTCGCCGAATAGGCCGTGCTTCAGTGGGCGTAAGTCCGTGAAGGCCTCCTTGAGGACTCTGGGTCCCTCAAGGAGGCCTTCACGGACTGGACGAGGCTCAGGCGGCTTCTTCTTCGAGGCGTCGCGCGATGTCCGCGCGCAGGACCTTCTTGTCGATCTTCCCGATCGGCGTGCGCGGCATCGCGTCGACGACGACCAGTCGCTCCGGCAGTTTGAACCGGGCGACCCCCGCCGTCTCCATGACGTCGATGACGTCCTGCAGCGCGACGGAATTGCCGGGCGTCGGCACGACGTAGAGGCAGCCACGCTCCCCCAGCACCGGATCCGGCATCGCGACCGAGGCCGCCATCTCCACCGCGTCGAGCTGGTAGGCGAAGGACTCGACCTCCTCGGCCGCGATCTTCTCGCCACCTCGGTTGATCACGTCCTTGGTGCGTCCCTCGACGACGACGTAGCCGTCCGGGCGCAGCCGCACGACGTCGCCCGTGCGGTACCAGCCGTCCGGGGTGAAGGCGCGCTCGTTGTGCTCGGGCGCGCGGTAGTAGCCGCGGATCGTGTACGGACCGCGGGTGATCAGCTCGCCCTGCTCGTCCGGCGGGACCGGGTTCCCGTCGGGGTCGACGACGCGCAGTTCGTCGGCCGGGTTGATCGGTCGGCCCTGGGTGTCGCAGGTGATGTCGAACGGGTCGTCCAGCCGGGTGAGGTTGGTCAGCCCTTCCGCCATCCCGTAACCCTGCTGCAACGTGCAGCCGAAGACCGAGCCGATCTGCCGGACCAGCTGGTCCTGCAGCCGTGCGGCGCCGAGCGTCAGCACCTGGAACGAGGACAGGTCGTGGTGCTGGTCGGCTTCGCGGTATTCGAGCCAGCGCACCACGATCGCCGGCACCACCGACGTCACCGTGGCCCGTTCGGCTTCGATCGCGCCGAGCGAGTCACGCGGGGACGGCGACGGCGAGACGACCACGCGGCCGCCTGCCCACAGCACGCCGAGAATCGCGCTCAGCGGGTAGTTGTGCCCGAACGGCAGCACCGCGAGATACACCGAAGACGCGTCGAAACCGAAGGCGTCGGCGGATCCGTCGACATAGCAGGCGTAGTCGTCGTGGGTACGCGCGATGAGCTTCGGCAGGCCCGTGGTGCCACCGGAAAGGATCAGCAGCGCGACCGAGCGCGGGTCGGGGGTCAGCGCGTCCAGCTCGGCGCGCGCCGCCGCCGCATCCGTGGCGGGCGCGCACAGGGCGCGCAGGTCGACGTGGCCGTCGCGGACGTCACCGGCGACGATGACGTGCTCGATCGTCTCGGCCCCGGCGGCGATGCCGGCCGCCAGTTCCTGGTGGTCGAAGTCCTTCACGCGATCCGGCACGGCGATCGCCCGCGCCTCGGACAGTTCGGCCAGATAGGACAGTTCGTGCCTGCGGTGCTGGATCAGCGCCATCACCGGGATCACCCCGAGCCGGAAGCACGCCAGCGTCAGCACGACGAACTCCCAGCCGTTGGGCAGCTGGACCAGGAGCCGGTCGTCGGGCCGGAGCCCCAGCGCGCGCAGCCGCTGCGCGGCACCGTCCACCCGCGACAGCAATTCGGCGTAGGTCAACCGGAAGTCGCCGTCGGTCAGCGCTTCGACGTCCGGAGTCACGTCGGCCGCGGTCACGAAGCGCGAAGCGAGCGCCTGGCCCTTCCAATGGCCTTCGGCGACGTAGCGCTCGACGAGGTCGGCGGGCCACGGGACCGTTCCCGCACGGCTCGGCTGGACAGGTTTCGAGGGCACGACGGCCTCCCTTTCTCGTGGAATCATCCGAAGCGCGCGGGCATGGTCTTGGCGCCGTTGACGAAGTTCGATTCGAGCCGGGTCACCGGACCGGTCAGGCGCAGGCGGGGCAAATGCGGCAGCAGTGCGGTCAGCAGCGTCGACATCTCCAGCCGGGCAAGATGCGCGCCGAGGCAGAAATGCGGGCCGATGCCGAAGGACAGGTGGGGATTGGGATCGCGGCCCAGGTCCAGCCGGTCCGGGTCGGTGAACACGGCCGGGTCGCGGTTGGCCGAGGTGTAGTAGACGACGACCTTGTCGCCCTCGGCGATGGGCTGCCCGGCGATCTCCGTGTCCCGGACGGCGGTGCGGCGGAACTGCATGATCGGCGTGACCCAGCGGATCAGCTCGTCGACCGCGGTGGCCACCGGCACCTCACCGGACACCAGTCTGTCCCGTTCCGCCGGGTGGTTCACCAAGGCCTCCAGCGAACCGGAGATCAGGTGACGGGTGGTTTCGTTGCCCGCCACCACCAGCAGCAACCAGAAGCTGCAGAACTCGCGGTCGCTCAGGCGTTTTCCGTCGACCTCGGCGTTGACCAGCCGGCTGATCAGGTCGTCGGCCGGGGTCTCGCGCCGGGACATGCCGAGCTTCATCGCGTAGGCGAACGCTTCGGCGAAGGTCCGGCGGTACGCCTCGACGTCGCCGCCGCCGAACTCCGGGTCGTCGAAGCCGACCAGCGCGTTGCTCCAGCGGTAGAGCAGGTGCCGGTCTTCCGGTGGGAACCCGAGCAGATCGCACAGGACCAGCAGGGGCAGCTCGGCGGCGAAGTCGGCGACGGCGTCGAACTCGGCGCCGCCGGTGACCTTCTCCACCAGCCGCCGCGCGTGCCCGGCGATGCCGTCGCTCAGCCCGCGGACCGATTTGGGGGTGAACACGGTCGCGACCAGGCGGCGGATCCGGACGTGTTCCGGGCCGTCCATGCTGACCAGCAGTTGCCGGGTCTGCTTGAGGTCACCCGGCGTGCGCGGGTCGGGCAGGAAGGCGCCCTTGGCCGCGGACGAGAACTCCTCGGGCCGCCGTGACACCGAGTAGACGTCGTCGTAACGCGTCACCGCCCAGTAACCGGACCCGCGCTGGGTGGTGCTGCCGACGCTGGAATGCCGCGTCAGCAACGGTTCCGGGGTCCAGGCCACCGGTTCGGTCTCACGACGGCGAGCGAACTCCACGTGCGGCACGCCCTTGGCGAACGTCGCCGGATGCGCGATGTCGGGCCGCTCGATGCCGATCGCGGCGAAGCTCTTGCGCAGCACGTCCTTGCGGAGTTTGCCGGTCGCTTCCCGGGGCAGCCGTTCGATGACGTGGTACGTCCTCGGGGTCTTGAAGCCCGCCAGGGACCCACGGCAGAACGGGTCCAGCAGGGCGAACAGATCGGCGGGGGCGGCAGGAGCGTCGGCGGTGACCTCGACGACGGCGGCCACTCGTTCTCCGAACTCGTCGTCGGGGACCCCGATGACGGCGACGTCCCGGACCACCGGATGGTTGAGCAGCACGGCCTCGATCTCGGCCGGGTAGACGTTGACCCCGCCGGAGACGATCATGTCCTGCGCGCGGCCGGTGAGATAGAGGAAGCCGTCCTCGTCGAGATGACCGACGTCGCCGAAGGTGAAGGTGCCCGGTTCCAGATGCGCGGACCGCGTCTTCTCCGGGGCGTTGTGATACGAGAAGCTCCGACCTTTGCCGCGGCGGACGAACACCTGCCCGGAAGCACCGGGAGGTTGCGGGGTGCCGTCCTCGCCCAGGATCACGATTTCGTTCGGGGGAATGGCCTTGCCGACACTGCCGGGGTGCGCGAGCCAGTCACGCGAGCCGGTGATCGTGACCGCGCCGCCCTCGGTGGCGCCGTAGTACTCCGTCAGCACGGGGCCCCACCAGTCGATCATCCGGCGTTTGACCTCCGGCGGGCATGGTCCGCCACCGTGCCATACGCGGCCGAGGCTCGTCCCCGAGAACCGCGCGCGGACCTCCGGCGGCAGCCGCAGCAGGCGGATGAACTGGGTGGGCACCAGATGCGCGGCGGTGATCCGTTCGCGGTCGATGGTGTCCAATGTGGACTCGGGGTCGAACGACCGGCGGAGCACCAGCGTCGAGCCGAGCAACAGGCCGAGCAGGGAGAAGAACAGCTGGGACGAGTGATACCAGGGACCGTCGAGCAGGCACCGCTCACGTGACGGGACGTCCAGGACGACGTGCGCGTACCGGGTCAGTTTCGCCACCCGGGAGAACGGCGCGCCGACGACGAAAAGCCCGTTCACCACGCCTTTGGGCGCGCCCGTGGTGCCCGAGGTGTACAACATCGTGGCGCCGCAGGTCTGTCTCTCGGGTTCGGCCGGGGACATCCGCGCCAGCAACGGTTCCGCCGCTTCGAAGCCGGCCTCGTCCGCGGAGCCGGTGACGATCAGCGTCGTGCATTCCCCGGTGGACCGCGCCACCGCGCGGCCCGCCGTCTCGGCGTACGAGGGCTCGGCGACCAGCGCCTTGCTCCCGGAATCCGAGACGATGTAAGCGATCTCGGGATCGGTGAGATGCCAGTTGACCGGTACCACGGTGATCCCGGAGTGCAGGCACGCCAAGAGGACCTCGAAGGTCTCGCGGCGGTTTCCGAGGACACAGGCCAGCCGGTCGCCCTCGCCGAGCCCGCGGTCACGCAGCAGGGCGATCCAGCGGTTCACCCGCTCCCCCAGCAGCCGCCACCCGACCGCGCCCGCCTCGTCGACGATCGCGCTCCCGGCCCCGTCCTCGGCGATGTAGTCGTTCAGTAGCGTCGGCATGACCTTCCCCTCAATCTCCTTCGGTGAACCCGCGACCGCGATCGACGTCGGCAGGGCGCTGCCTGGTCGTTCCACGTCACGACGGCGGATCAGGCGCCCTGCCACCGCGATAGCGGGGCCTTCGGCCGGGCGGGTTCAGGTGTCCGGCCGTTTTCAGCTCCGCCGGCAGGCTCAGTTCAGCAAATCCGGTTGGCGGCGCACGAGGTCGGCGTACAGCGGCCGGAAGTTGAGCCGCCCCATCCCCGGCGTGCCGATCATCGACGCGGTGTGCCGCGCGACCCCGGGCTCGATCGGCACCGGCTTCCCGGCCGCCTCCGCGAGCAACTGCACGTGACAAGAGCTGTCCATGGTGGTGAACCACCAGGCCGCCTCCTGCACCGTGCCGCCGACCGTGAGCAGCCCGTGGTTGCGCAGGATCACCGCCTTGCCCGTGCCGAGGCGCACCGCGATCCGCTTGCCCTCGTCGGAATCCAGCACCACGCCGCCGAACTCGTCGAAGACCTCGTGGTCCTCGTAGAACGCGCAGGCGTCCTGGGTGATCGGGTCGAGTTTGCGGCCCAGGGCCGCCCACGCGCGCCCGTAGGTGGAGTGCGCGTGCGCGACCGCGACGACGTCGGGCCGCGCCGCGTGGACGTGCGAGTGGATGACGAACCCGGCCGGGTTGATCCTCCCGTCGCCTTCGACGACCGCACCCCGGCTGTCGACCAGCAGCAGGTCGCTGACCCGGACGTGTCCGAAGTGGACACCGAACGGGTTGATCCAGAACCGGTCGGGGTCGCCGGGGTCGCGGGCGGTCACGTGCCCGCCCGCGCCCTCGTCGAAACCGCGTACCGCGAACAGCCGCATGGTCGCCGCCAGGCGTTGCTTGCGGTAGAGCCGTTCCTCTTCGACGGTCCTCATCCGCAACCGCCCGGGCTGTCCCAGTCGTAGGCGGCGCCCTCGTCCAGCAGTTCGGCGGGCACGCCGTACCACTGGTCCGTGGGCAACTCGGTGACCGTGGCCTCCTGGTCCTCGCTCATGCCGCACGCTCCTCTCGCACCGTGGGCCGCCACACCCCGAGGAATCCGTCCAGCCGGTCGAATCCCCAGAAGCGGTGCCGGCCCCATTTGAAGTAGGGGATGCCGAAGATGTCGTCGAGATAGGCCTGGTAGAGGCACTCGACGCCCTCGGCACGGATCTCCGGGTCGTCGACGGCGCCGACGGCCAGCTCCGGGTCGAGCCCGGCCCGCTCGGCCGCGGCGCGCACGACGTCGGGCTCGCAGATGTTCTCGCCGCGGCCCCAGCGGGCGTCGTTCAGCGCGTCGTAGAACGGCCACTCGGCACCCTCGCGGCGTGCGCGCAGCCAGGCCAGATGCGGCAACTCCCACCACGGTTCGATGTCGATCGGCCAGGCCATCTTGCGGCCCTGCTGCTCGGCGATCCGCTTGGTGTCCATCAGCATGTACAGATGCTTCGCGCGGCTCATCTGCACGTAGTGGAACTCGCCACCGCGTTCGTCGAGGCCCGCGCCGGTCACCGTGTCCGGATCCCAGTACGGGAAACATCGCAGCTGTTCGAGTGCGCCGGGCACCTCGGCGCGCAGCTTGTTGATCGCGAGCCAGCTGTACGGGCTGCGCAGCGAGAAGTACAGCTTGGCGGGACGGCTCATGCCCGGTCCCCGATCAGCGCGTGCACGACACCCTCGTCGAGCTGGGCCATCCCGCCCGCGCCGGGGCCTGCCGCGATGGCGTAGCCGTGCAGGATCTGGGCGGTGGCCACCGGGACCAGCTCCTGGCCGCGCTGGACGTAGCAGTCCATCCGGCCGTCGAACATGACCCCGCGCAGGATGTCGGTGACGGTGAACACGGTGTGCACCGTCTCCTCCATGCGCGCGTCCTCCAGCAGCCGGACGCGGGCGCGGGAGACGACCGGGATCCACGCGCGTTCGGACAGCATGCGGCCGACGGAGATGCCGCGGTCGGCGAGGTACCGGTCGACGACCTCCTCCAGCGTCCGGACGAAACCCGAGTGCTGGACGCGGTCGGAGTAGTGGCAGTAGAAGTACGGCGCCCGCCAGGACCACAGGAACGCGCCCGGCGCCTCGGTCAGCACCGACTCGGCGGTCTCGCCCGCCGGGATCGCGATCCGCTCCACCGTGGACGTCAGCGCCGGGACCTCCAGCCGCGCCAACGCCTCGGGCGCGGCCGCCGTGCTGTCGGCCGCCCGCTCGCGGACCAGCGCGACGGTGACCTTGCCGCGCAGCACGGTGACCTTCTCGCCGTCGCGGACCACCGAAAGCTGGACGTTCAGCTTGTCGCCGCGGCCGGGGGCGACCTCGACCTCGACCTCGTCGTCGAGTTCCAGCACGGCGGGCAGCTGCACCGAGCAGTCCACGATCTCCGCGCCGAGGCCGTGCTCGAGGAACAGGTCGCGCGCACTCGTGCCCTGGTCGCGCAGCCACTGCAGGACACCTTGCTCGACCAGGTACATGAAGTGCTTGAACCCGATCCAGGTGCGGATGTTGGCGCCCTCGAACGCGGGGCGGCCGTGCGTGACGGTCCGGCCTGGCCGCAGGACTGCGGTCATCGGAGCTCACCTACCTTCGGAAGGGCCCGGACGTCTTCGACGAGGCCGGTCACCTCGGCCGCGGCGTACCGGGCGTAGCGAACGTGGAAGAAGTGGTCACCGCGGTCGAGCGTGCGCAGCGTCGCCCCCGGCATGCCGTCGGCGAGCGCGACGGCGGATTCGGCGGGCAACGTCGGATCCATCCCGCCGACCAGCACCTTCGTCGGGATCTCGACGTTGCCGAGCTGGAGATCGGCGCTGGCGGCGTAGCGGTCGAACACCGCCGCGAAGCCGAGCGGCCCGGCGCGGTTCAACGCGATCTTGACCATGCCGTCGACGACCTCGGGGTCCAAGGTGGCCGCTCGTTTGCCGAGCCGGGCGCGGACCCCCTCGCCGACGTGCGCGGTGAACGTCTCGCGCGAGCGCTCGAACATCCGCCAGGTCACCTCGTACCGGGGCAGCCGGTAGAACGGGCAGAACAACGCCACCGACGCACCGACACGCGGGTCGAGCCCGCACATCAGTTCCAGCGCGGCGTTGGCGCCGAAGGAATGCGCGACCAGGACGTCCGGGACGGCACCGACCATGTCCAGGCCGTCGCCGAGCCAGGTGCCGAAGGAGCGGTTGCGCCAGCGGAAATCGTTGCCCGCCTTCCACGGCAGCTCGAGCGAAACCACCCGGTAGCCCTGATCGAGATGCGTGGCCAGCGGCGTCCAGCTCTTCCAGTGGCCCTCCATCCCGTGCGCGAACAGCACCAGCGGCGCACCGGGCCTGCCGGGCGCGATCGTGTGCGCCTTCACCGCCGAACCGTTCACCGGTACCCCATCTCATCGCTGTGGTCTGTGTCTGTTGGTGAACCCGCGTCCGCGATCGACGTCGGCAAGACGCTGCCTGGCCATCCACGTCACGACGGCGGACAAGGCGTCCTGCCACCGCGATAGCGGGGCCTTCGGCCGTGGCGGGTTCACGCGTTCGGTCCTGTTCGCGGGTTCGTCTCAGCTCCGCCGACAGGCTCTGTGACGGCGACCGAGACCGCCGGCCTGCCGTCCGGCCGGTGCGGGCCGATGCCCACGCGGCCTTCGCCTTCCGCCACGGCGAGGTGGGCGGCGAGCGCGAGCTCCACGACCCCGTGCGCGCCGGAGAAGTCGCCCCACCGTTCCTTGACGTCGAAGCCGCCGGATCCGACCGTGCGCCGGGGCGGCGCCTCAGCCTCCCCCGGGTCGACGTCGACCACGACGGACCCGGTTTTCTCGCGCCACGGCTCGAGGAGCACGCAGGCGCTCCCGGAGCGCAGCGGTCCGTCGTGCAGGATCGAGGCGATCTCGTCCTCCGGTTCGGCACCGACGAGCACCACCCGCGTGGCCCGGCCGGAACGCAGCAGCAGACTCGCCATCCGCAGGCCGGCCTGCCCGGCCGTACTGCCGGAACACAGCATCAGGTTGGGGCCGCCGAAACCGAACCACAACGCGACCGTGCTGGCCACGACGTTCGGTGACACGTTGGGCGCGTCGAGCACGCTCACCCCGCGGCCGCCTTCGGCCTCGACCGCGCGCGTGACCTTCGCGACCGTCTCGACGTTGCCGAGGTTGCTGCACGCGACCACGGCGGTGCCGGTTTCGATCGGCCCGGAAACCCGGTGCCCTGGTTCGAAGCCGAGGGCGCGATGCACCGCGCACAACGCCAAGCGGGTCGCGGGTTCCTTGTACAGCAAGCCTTTCCGGCCGAGTACGGTGGCGGCCTTCTCCGGCGGCGCGCCGTCGAACTCCTCGATCCCCGGCAGGTGCAGGCTCCAGCCGGTGAGCAGCGACCGGGTCTCCCTGCCGCGGCCGGTCATACCCGCTCCAGCAGGGTGACGGCGTTGACGCCGCCGAAGCCGAACGAGTCGACCTGCACCAGCTCCGGCCGCGCGGCGACCGTGTCGCCGATGACCAGCCGTAAGCCGATGCCCTCGTCGAGTGGGTCGGTCAGGCCGGCGACCGCGGGAACCTCGCCGGAGGCGAAGATCCGCAGCGCGACGTCCACGTTGACCAGTGCGGCGCTGCCCGAGGTGTGCCCCGTCGACCCCTTGACCGCGGTGACGAGCGGATTCCCGCCGCCACCGAGCACGACCTTCCGCAGCGCTTCGCATTCGACCGGGTCGTTGAGCGCGGTGCCGGTCGCGTGTGCCACCACCACGTCCACATCGGACGGTGCGCGGTCCGCACGCGTGTAGGCGTCGGACATCGCACGGGCGATGCCCTCGATGTCCGGCGCCGTGGCGTGGTGGGCGTCGCACGAAAGACCGGTCGCGGCGACCCGGCCGAGCACCGGGCCGTCCCAGCTCTCGGGCACGACCACGAGCGCCGCCGCACCCTCGCCGAGGAGTACGCCGGTGCGCTCGCGGTCGAACGGGCGCACCCGCTCGGTCGGCGTCTCGGCGACGCGGCCGACCATGGCGAGCATCGACCGCGTCATCGCGTCGGCGGCGGCGACCACGACGGCGTCGCATTCGCCCAGCTCCAGCATGTCCTGGGCGAGCGCGAGGACATGACCGCCGGCGCTGCACGCGTTGACGATCGTGGTCACGTACGTGGCATCGGGCAGCGTCTCCGCCACGACGTCGGCGAAGTCCAGCCGTCCGGCGGACACCGGCTCGCCGGTGAGTGCCAGCCGTTCCACCGCGGACAACTCGCGCAATCCCGTGCCGACGAGGACGGCGACCCGCCGCGCAGCGGTGTCCACAGTGTCCACAGTGTCCGCGGTGTCCACAGTGTCCGCAGTGTCCAATCCGGACTGAGCGACCGCTTCCTTCAGGCATTCGGCCAGGAGCCGCCCCGCGCGGAACGGCTCACCGGCCAGCTCTGCGTGATAGCCGTAAGCCACGTTCAGCCGCCCGGAATCGCCGTACCGCAGCGGTGAGACGCCGCAAACGCCGCGGAGCAGGCCGTCGAACGTCTCCGCTCCCGCACCGAGGCAGGTGCGCACCGCGCTACCCGCGATCAAGACCGCCATCGGCGTACCTCCTCACGATGGCGGCGCCCACGGCACCGTCCGCGCCCCGCGCGGTGAGCAGGCTCAGCCCACCGGGGCGGGCATCGCGGTCTTCGGCCAGCAGTACACCCAGTGCCACCGCGCCGGAGGCCGCGTCGCATTCGCCGAACAGCCGCTTGACCATGACCCGGTCCGGGCGGTGGCCCAGTGCCCGGGCGATCGGGCCGAACTCGCGCTCGTCTCCGTCTTCGACCTCACCCGTGTACACAGTGGACACTTCGAAGGCGTCGATGCCGGCCTTCGCCAGCACGCGGTGCACACAGCCGGCGAGCGCGGTCTCGGCCGCCTCACCGCCACCCGGCCCGTAGGCCGTCGCGACCGCGAGGACACCGGCGCGCTGCCGCGTGCCCGCCCACTCGGGGGTGTTCTCCTTGGCCAGCACGAACATCCCGGCGGCCTCCCCGGCGGCGACGACGTCGGCCACCCCGGTCAGCCGGGTCGCCCACGCGCGGTGCGGGGTGAACTCCTCCACGGCGCCCGCGACGACGACGTCGACGTGCCCGCGCTCGATGGCGTTGCCGGCGTACCGAAGCACGTTGAGGAAACCGAGGGTGCCGCCCGCGATGGTGGTGTTCGCCCCCCGGAGACCGAACCGGATGGCGACCTGCCCGGCGGCGCAGTTCATCACCGTGTTCGGGAACAGCATCGGGTTGACCAGGTAAGGCTTGTCCTGCACCAAGGT encodes the following:
- a CDS encoding beta-ketoacyl synthase N-terminal-like domain-containing protein — translated: MSGVVVTGWSALTSAGVGVDALAKRLALAEAGQVEKGHEIGDLYEEPMPAANGHFLPSFSPREHLGRKGTSTFDRATGLAVVCCQEALREAGVSLDDEVRPRIGVVLGTSLGSFKSTSDYTRETLVQDKPYLVNPMLFPNTVMNCAAGQVAIRFGLRGANTTIAGGTLGFLNVLRYAGNAIERGHVDVVVAGAVEEFTPHRAWATRLTGVADVVAAGEAAGMFVLAKENTPEWAGTRQRAGVLAVATAYGPGGGEAAETALAGCVHRVLAKAGIDAFEVSTVYTGEVEDGDEREFGPIARALGHRPDRVMVKRLFGECDAASGAVALGVLLAEDRDARPGGLSLLTARGADGAVGAAIVRRYADGGLDRG